One region of Quercus lobata isolate SW786 chromosome 2, ValleyOak3.0 Primary Assembly, whole genome shotgun sequence genomic DNA includes:
- the LOC115962657 gene encoding uncharacterized protein LOC115962657 yields the protein MYHDLYRGLNLKPENLTAYDSPLVSFDRKVIIPRGLIRLPVQAGSEVVEMDFIMVDAYSPYTAIVARSWLHDLGLVSFTLHLKVKYPSRDRIEELVGSQSMARQCLVATIMHQLAAESSTSAEGGL from the coding sequence ATGTACCATGACTTATACAGAGGGCTGAACTTAAAGCCTGAGAATCTAACAGCTTATGATTCAcctttggtgagttttgatAGGAAGGTTATCATCCCTAGGGGTTTAATTAGATTGCCCGTACAGGCAGGTTCAGAAGTGGTTGAAATGGACTTCATTATGGTAGATGCATACTCTCCGTACACGGCCATTGTGGCCAGATCCTGGCTTCATGACCTGGGGCTTGTCTCTTTTACTCTACATttgaaggtgaagtacccatcaAGGGACCGGATTGAGGAGCTTGTAGGGAGTCAGtccatggctaggcaatgcctCGTGGCTACAATTATGCATCAGCTGGCAGCTGAGTCCTCGACCTCTGCTGAAGGGGGCTTATAG
- the LOC115962647 gene encoding uncharacterized protein LOC115962647 encodes MGGNPLRRNQSLHCQYHQERGYTTEDCRTLWYHLEQLVKEGMLQQFLYRPNRQGDQSRSGTQGNTSSRPPLGTINVIFTAPGKTGSHPSRVMSVARLSAKESNSEPKRARVGIRRTLSFSDEDKIGTIQPYDDAFVVTLRIGRYDVKRVMVD; translated from the coding sequence ATGGGAGGAAACCCCTTGAGGCGCAATCAAAGCCTtcattgccaataccaccaagAACGGGGATATACCACCGAGGACTGCAGAACTCTGTGGTACCATCTGGAGCAATTGGTCAAAGAGGGAATGTTACAGCAGTTTTTGTATCGACCAAACAGGCAAGGAGACCAATCAAGGTCAGGGACTCAGGGGAACACTTCTTCAAGGCCCCCGTTGGGCACAATTAATGTTATCTTTACTGCACCTGGGAAGACTGGTTCTCATCCTTCCAGGGTGATGTCCGTAGCTCGGCTATCAGCCAAGGAATCCAATTCTGAGCCAAAGAGGGCTAGAGTAGGGATCCGACGGACACTGAGTTTTTCGGACGAGGACAAGATAGGAACCATCCAGCCCTATGATGATGCCTTTGTAGTCACCCTCAGAATAGGAAgatatgatgtgaagagggtaATGGTGGACTAG